In one Aromatoleum aromaticum EbN1 genomic region, the following are encoded:
- a CDS encoding DUF2065 domain-containing protein, which yields MGNTLLMAFALMLVIEGILPFVAPAAWRETFLRLAQMADGQIRFIGLSSMLIGVVLLFLLS from the coding sequence ATGGGCAACACCTTGTTGATGGCCTTCGCGCTGATGCTGGTGATCGAAGGCATCCTGCCCTTTGTCGCGCCAGCCGCCTGGCGCGAAACTTTTTTGCGGTTGGCGCAGATGGCTGACGGTCAGATCCGGTTCATCGGACTGTCGTCGATGCTGATCGGCGTCGTGCTGCTGTTTCTCCTTTCCTGA
- a CDS encoding ATP phosphoribosyltransferase regulatory subunit — MRWVLPDHIQDALPAEADKIERLRRRLLDAFRSHGYQLVVPPLLEYLDSLTTGAGQDLKLRTFKLVDQLSGRTMGVRADMTPQVARIDAHLLNRRGVSRLCYCGSVLHTLPSTLTATREPLQLGAELYGHAGLDADIEIIRLLAEVMRLAEVPASRIDLGHVGLFRVLAARAGMVPGREEELFDLLQAKDLPDLHALVAGVAEPVRSALLALPGLYGGAEVLDKARVCLPDDAEIREALDDLSRLAAALGDLPVSFDLADLRGYHYHSGVVFAAYGGGSPAALALGGRYDRVGEAFGRGRPATGFSLDLRELAVRLADVGQPGAILAPAGGDAALEALVAQLRSRGEVVMTELPGHDGSWNEAGCDRQLIRREGRWTVESLQGE; from the coding sequence ATGCGCTGGGTTCTTCCCGATCACATCCAGGACGCGTTGCCGGCCGAGGCAGACAAGATCGAGCGTCTGCGCCGTCGCCTGCTCGATGCGTTCCGCTCCCACGGCTATCAGCTGGTGGTGCCGCCGCTGCTCGAATATCTCGACTCCCTGACGACCGGAGCCGGGCAGGACCTCAAGCTGCGGACTTTCAAGCTCGTCGACCAGTTGTCCGGCCGCACGATGGGCGTGCGCGCCGACATGACGCCGCAGGTCGCGCGCATCGACGCGCACCTGTTGAACCGCCGCGGCGTGTCGCGGTTGTGCTACTGCGGCAGCGTCCTGCATACCCTGCCTTCGACGCTTACCGCGACGCGCGAGCCGCTGCAGCTCGGCGCCGAACTGTACGGCCATGCCGGCCTCGACGCCGACATCGAAATCATCCGGCTGCTCGCCGAGGTGATGCGCCTCGCGGAGGTGCCGGCGAGCCGCATCGACCTCGGGCATGTCGGTCTGTTCCGCGTGCTCGCCGCGCGTGCCGGGATGGTGCCGGGGCGCGAGGAGGAACTCTTCGACCTGCTCCAGGCGAAGGACCTGCCGGACCTGCACGCGCTCGTCGCCGGCGTGGCCGAGCCGGTGCGCTCCGCACTGCTCGCATTGCCGGGCCTTTATGGCGGCGCCGAGGTGCTCGACAAGGCGCGGGTGTGCCTGCCTGACGACGCCGAAATCCGCGAGGCACTGGACGATCTGAGCCGCCTCGCCGCAGCGCTCGGCGATCTGCCGGTCAGCTTCGATCTGGCAGATTTGCGCGGCTACCATTACCACAGTGGCGTCGTGTTCGCGGCTTACGGCGGAGGCTCGCCGGCAGCGCTTGCGCTCGGTGGGCGTTACGACCGCGTTGGGGAAGCTTTCGGCCGCGGACGGCCGGCCACCGGCTTCAGCCTCGATTTGCGCGAACTGGCGGTGCGCCTCGCCGATGTCGGGCAGCCCGGCGCGATCCTGGCGCCGGCCGGCGGCGACGCCGCACTGGAGGCGCTCGTTGCACAATTGCGCAGCCGGGGCGAGGTCGTGATGACCGAACTTCCCGGCCATGACGGAAGCTGGAACGAGGCCGGTTGCGATCGGCAACTGATCAGGCGTGAGGGCCGCTGGACGGTCGAATCGCTTCAGGGAGAATGA
- a CDS encoding adenylosuccinate synthase, whose amino-acid sequence MAKNVVVVGTQWGDEGKGKIVDWLTDHARGVVRFQGGHNAGHTLVIGANEYKLNLVPSGIVREGVACYIGNGVVLDAHHLLSEIRTLEAGGIRVRDRLRISPGCPLILGYHAALDRAREAAKSAGDKIGTTGKGIGPTYEDKVARRALRVYDLFDRERFAAKLRANLDYHNFVLTQHLGAEAVEFGSVFEQAMADAEEIRPMVADVSAELYAVNKSGGSLLFEGAQGTLLDIDHGTYPFVTSSNCVAGQAAAGSGVGPGRLHYVLGITKAYCTRVGGGPFPTELDIETADTPGQQMSSKGREFGTVTGRKRRCGWLDLGALKRSIIINGVTGLCITKLDVLDGLSELKLCTGYMLDGRRIDLLPMGSEEVTRCEPIFETMAGWSGTTFGAQSWEALPQEARAYLHRIEEICEIAIDVISTGPERDETILRRHPFGA is encoded by the coding sequence ATGGCTAAGAACGTAGTGGTTGTCGGCACGCAGTGGGGCGACGAAGGCAAGGGCAAGATCGTCGACTGGCTGACCGATCATGCGCGCGGCGTGGTGCGCTTCCAGGGCGGGCACAACGCGGGTCACACGCTGGTGATCGGCGCGAACGAATACAAGCTGAACCTTGTGCCGTCCGGCATCGTGCGCGAAGGCGTCGCATGCTACATCGGCAATGGCGTCGTGCTCGATGCGCACCACCTGCTGTCCGAGATCCGTACGCTCGAGGCCGGTGGCATCAGGGTGCGCGACCGGCTGCGCATCAGCCCGGGCTGTCCGCTGATCCTCGGCTACCACGCAGCGCTCGATCGCGCGCGCGAGGCGGCGAAAAGTGCCGGCGACAAGATCGGCACGACCGGCAAGGGAATTGGTCCGACCTACGAAGACAAGGTCGCACGGCGCGCGCTGCGCGTCTATGACCTGTTCGACCGCGAGCGCTTTGCCGCGAAACTGCGCGCGAACCTCGACTATCACAACTTCGTGCTGACGCAGCACCTCGGTGCCGAAGCGGTCGAGTTCGGATCGGTGTTCGAGCAGGCGATGGCCGATGCGGAAGAGATCCGGCCGATGGTCGCCGACGTCTCCGCCGAGCTGTATGCGGTCAACAAGTCCGGCGGCAGCCTCCTGTTCGAAGGTGCGCAGGGCACACTGCTCGACATCGACCATGGCACTTATCCGTTCGTCACGTCGAGCAACTGCGTCGCCGGACAGGCGGCCGCAGGCTCGGGCGTCGGTCCGGGGCGCCTGCATTATGTGCTCGGGATCACGAAAGCCTATTGCACGCGCGTCGGCGGCGGGCCGTTTCCGACCGAGCTCGACATCGAGACTGCCGACACGCCGGGACAGCAGATGTCGTCGAAAGGGCGGGAGTTCGGGACGGTCACCGGGCGCAAGCGCCGCTGCGGCTGGCTCGACCTCGGGGCGTTGAAGCGCTCGATCATCATCAATGGCGTGACTGGCCTGTGCATCACGAAGCTCGACGTGCTCGACGGCCTGTCGGAGCTGAAGCTTTGCACCGGCTACATGCTCGACGGCCGGCGCATCGATCTGCTGCCGATGGGCTCCGAGGAAGTCACGCGCTGCGAACCGATCTTCGAGACGATGGCGGGCTGGAGCGGCACGACTTTCGGCGCACAGAGTTGGGAGGCGCTGCCGCAGGAAGCGCGCGCGTATCTGCACCGCATCGAGGAGATTTGCGAGATTGCGATCGACGTGATCTCGACCGGTCCCGAGCGCGATGAAACGATCCTGCGCCGCCATCCGTTCGGTGCCTGA